A portion of the Rhodanobacter sp. AS-Z3 genome contains these proteins:
- a CDS encoding M13-type metalloendopeptidase produces MTKHYLKPVALALAVSLALGACGKQEPAATAPAAASTAPAAANANATAAADLGKSIFDVSELGDSSQACQDFNSFVNAKWVKANPIPADQTSWGAFNILHEKSMAEQRELAENAEKNADSAKAGSIDQKIGWLYHSSMDMDARNKAGFEPIKSDLAAIDALKSDKDVPAWLNQSFAKGDGAVFEFGAGADFKNAKMQIAYTSQSGLGLPTPDYYTDASKKDVRDGYVKYLAKLFEMTGSSAADASKQADLAMKFETDLAQHSIAPVDMRKPENQYHFVTVAEANKITPHFDWNAFFKAQGVTIDKGFSLSQPTFFTAFDKLVASAPIDEWKAYLKAHTISGAASALSEPFVDAQFDFYGKTLRGQPEQQPQWKRSLGSVNRAMGQALGQLYVAKYFTPEAKARAEELVTNVREALKARIENLDWMSAETKTKALDKWSKFLPKIGYPETWRNWDGLTIGKDSYYANMQAAGKFNYDYDIAKIGKPTDRQDWGMTPQTVNAYYNPTDNTINFPAAILQPPFFDARADDAINYGGIGAVIGHEASHGFDDEGSQFDGDGNNVNWWSDADKKQFEARTGKLVDQFNAYAPFADHPEMHVNGKLTLGENIADLGGINIAYDALQTALKKNPAEAGKKIEGYTEDQRFFLNWARVWRGDIREKAQMVYLNADPHSPEKFRAMGAPSNMPQFANAFQCKPGDAMVRDADKQVKIW; encoded by the coding sequence ATGACCAAGCACTATCTGAAGCCCGTTGCACTGGCACTCGCCGTCAGTCTGGCGCTGGGCGCCTGCGGCAAGCAGGAGCCGGCCGCGACGGCACCAGCCGCTGCCAGCACGGCACCGGCAGCCGCCAACGCCAACGCCACCGCCGCGGCTGACCTCGGCAAGAGCATCTTCGACGTCAGCGAGCTGGGCGACAGCAGCCAGGCTTGTCAGGACTTCAACAGCTTCGTCAACGCGAAGTGGGTCAAAGCCAACCCGATTCCGGCTGACCAGACTTCGTGGGGCGCGTTCAACATCCTGCATGAAAAGAGCATGGCCGAGCAGCGCGAGCTGGCGGAGAACGCGGAAAAGAACGCCGACAGCGCCAAAGCCGGTTCGATCGACCAGAAGATCGGCTGGCTGTATCACTCCAGCATGGACATGGACGCGCGCAACAAGGCCGGCTTCGAGCCGATCAAATCTGATCTGGCCGCCATCGACGCATTGAAGTCCGACAAGGACGTGCCGGCATGGCTGAACCAGTCCTTCGCCAAGGGCGATGGCGCGGTGTTCGAGTTCGGTGCGGGCGCCGACTTCAAGAACGCCAAGATGCAGATTGCCTACACCTCGCAGAGCGGACTCGGCCTGCCCACGCCTGACTACTACACCGACGCCTCCAAAAAGGACGTGCGCGATGGCTACGTCAAGTACCTCGCCAAGCTGTTCGAGATGACCGGCAGCAGTGCCGCCGATGCGAGCAAGCAGGCTGATCTGGCGATGAAGTTCGAAACCGATCTGGCGCAGCACTCGATTGCGCCGGTGGACATGCGCAAGCCGGAAAACCAGTACCACTTCGTGACCGTGGCCGAAGCGAACAAGATCACCCCGCACTTCGACTGGAACGCGTTCTTCAAGGCGCAGGGCGTCACCATCGACAAGGGCTTCTCGCTGTCGCAGCCGACCTTCTTCACCGCGTTCGACAAGCTGGTCGCCAGCGCACCGATCGACGAGTGGAAGGCCTATCTGAAGGCACACACGATCTCCGGTGCCGCCTCGGCGTTGTCCGAACCGTTCGTCGACGCGCAGTTTGATTTCTACGGCAAGACCCTGCGCGGCCAGCCGGAACAGCAGCCGCAGTGGAAGCGTTCGCTGGGCTCGGTCAACCGTGCGATGGGCCAGGCGCTGGGGCAGTTGTATGTGGCCAAATACTTCACGCCGGAAGCCAAAGCCCGTGCGGAAGAGCTGGTCACCAACGTGCGCGAGGCACTGAAGGCACGCATCGAGAATCTCGACTGGATGAGTGCGGAAACCAAGACCAAGGCGCTCGACAAATGGTCCAAGTTCCTGCCGAAGATCGGCTACCCGGAAACCTGGCGCAACTGGGACGGCCTCACCATCGGCAAGGACAGCTACTACGCCAACATGCAGGCGGCCGGCAAGTTCAACTATGACTACGACATCGCCAAGATCGGCAAGCCGACCGATCGTCAGGACTGGGGCATGACGCCGCAGACGGTCAACGCTTATTACAACCCGACCGACAACACGATCAACTTCCCGGCCGCGATCCTGCAGCCGCCGTTCTTCGATGCGCGGGCGGACGATGCGATCAACTATGGCGGCATCGGCGCAGTGATCGGCCATGAGGCCAGCCACGGCTTCGACGACGAAGGCAGTCAGTTCGACGGCGACGGCAACAACGTCAACTGGTGGAGCGATGCCGACAAGAAGCAGTTCGAGGCGCGCACCGGCAAGCTGGTGGACCAATTCAATGCCTATGCACCGTTTGCCGATCACCCGGAGATGCACGTCAACGGCAAGCTGACCCTGGGCGAGAACATCGCCGACCTGGGCGGCATCAACATCGCGTATGACGCACTGCAGACGGCCTTGAAGAAGAACCCGGCCGAAGCGGGCAAGAAGATCGAGGGCTACACCGAAGACCAGCGCTTCTTCCTCAACTGGGCCCGTGTGTGGCGGGGCGATATCCGCGAGAAGGCGCAGATGGTTTATCTGAACGCCGATCCGCATTCGCCGGAGAAATTCCGTGCGATGGGCGCGCCGTCGAACATGCCGCAGTTTGCCAATGCGTTCCAGTGCAAGCCGGGTGACGCGATGGTGCGTGACGCCGACAAGCAGGTGAAGATCTGGTAA
- a CDS encoding catecholate siderophore receptor Fiu: MTPIKSRKHAVVSRKPATAMHVLSTATLLTGLALALPAAATDVTEAQVAHAKNLPGVKVEAVTGNDYRVDTLSSPKFTQPLLDTTQTVSVISKELIQQQGATTLTEALRNSPGVGTFYVGENGSTSTGDSIYMRGFDTSGSIFVDGVRDLGSISRDVFNTEQIEVTKGPAGTDYGRTAPTGAVNLASKQPQLGNGVSGSLGYGSGQHRRATADWNQTLGDTSAFRLNVMGQDSGSPGRDRVEANRWGVAPSLAFGLKTPTRVYIDFLHVQQNNVPDGGVPTIGLPGYSSPDATRPFLTNAAMVDSQNFYGTTSDHDDVNADMFTVIVEHDFSPNVALHNITRWGRTHEDYLLTSFMGSTANLLTPNVNDASTWTLARSNPTFKNQTHRVLTNQSNVTANFETGAITHNLSAGIELSQEKAATTGTAALAGSAWPAANLYHPDADVSGLLYAANGADSHGQTDTEAAYLFDTLKFGEQWQVNGGLRMDHYKTDFSSSVICGSRGAPVCGALPAGSVVPGIDTSKSGNLPNYKLGLLYKPSANGSIYANFAVSQEPPGGNTLTLSDRSNSADNPNFDPQKARTVELGSKWDLLGEKLLLTGALYRTTVTNDLVQDPVDLQYYQIGRKRVQGIELSMVGKLSDDWAVSAGYTTMDASVISGKAVSNDGSSDLAYTPKSAFTAWTTYHLPFNLTIGGGARYSGEMKRGTDGAVGTPAFTEAYWVFDAMASYPVNKHFDLQLNLYNVFNTDYVAAINKSGYRYTPGTPRAAMLSANIRF; the protein is encoded by the coding sequence ATGACACCGATCAAATCACGCAAGCACGCTGTCGTCTCGCGCAAGCCAGCCACAGCGATGCACGTGCTGAGCACGGCAACCCTGCTCACTGGCCTGGCGTTGGCGCTACCCGCCGCAGCTACCGACGTTACCGAAGCGCAAGTGGCCCACGCGAAAAATCTGCCCGGCGTGAAAGTGGAAGCGGTTACCGGCAACGACTACCGCGTCGATACGCTGTCGTCGCCGAAATTCACCCAGCCATTGCTGGATACCACGCAGACCGTCAGCGTAATCAGCAAGGAACTGATCCAGCAGCAAGGCGCCACCACGCTGACCGAGGCGCTGCGCAACAGCCCGGGCGTAGGCACGTTCTACGTCGGCGAAAACGGCAGCACCAGCACCGGCGACAGCATCTACATGCGCGGCTTCGACACCTCCGGCAGCATCTTCGTCGACGGCGTGCGCGACCTCGGTTCGATCTCGCGCGACGTGTTCAACACCGAGCAGATCGAAGTGACCAAGGGCCCCGCCGGCACCGACTACGGTCGCACCGCACCCACTGGCGCAGTCAACCTGGCCAGCAAGCAGCCGCAGCTGGGCAATGGCGTTTCCGGCTCGCTCGGCTATGGCAGCGGCCAGCACCGGCGTGCCACCGCCGACTGGAACCAGACCCTCGGCGATACGTCGGCATTCCGTTTGAACGTGATGGGTCAGGACAGCGGCTCACCCGGCCGCGACCGGGTCGAGGCCAACCGCTGGGGCGTCGCACCGTCACTCGCGTTTGGCCTGAAAACACCGACCCGCGTCTATATCGACTTCCTGCACGTGCAGCAGAACAACGTGCCCGACGGCGGCGTGCCCACCATCGGCCTGCCCGGCTACAGCAGCCCGGATGCCACCCGGCCATTCCTCACCAACGCAGCGATGGTGGATTCGCAGAATTTCTACGGCACCACATCCGACCATGATGATGTCAACGCCGACATGTTCACGGTGATCGTCGAGCACGACTTCTCGCCGAACGTGGCGCTGCACAACATCACGCGCTGGGGTCGCACCCATGAGGATTATCTGCTGACCTCGTTCATGGGCAGCACGGCGAATTTGCTGACACCAAATGTGAATGATGCTTCGACGTGGACGCTCGCGCGCAGCAACCCGACGTTCAAGAACCAGACCCATCGCGTCCTCACCAACCAGAGCAACGTCACCGCGAATTTCGAAACCGGTGCGATCACGCACAACCTCAGCGCCGGCATCGAGTTGTCGCAGGAAAAGGCCGCGACCACCGGGACGGCTGCGCTCGCCGGCAGCGCGTGGCCCGCGGCCAACCTGTACCACCCCGACGCCGATGTCAGCGGGTTGCTCTACGCCGCCAATGGCGCTGACAGTCATGGCCAGACCGACACCGAAGCAGCCTATCTGTTTGACACACTGAAGTTCGGCGAGCAATGGCAGGTCAATGGTGGCCTGCGCATGGATCACTACAAGACCGACTTCAGCAGCAGCGTCATCTGCGGCAGCCGCGGCGCACCTGTCTGCGGCGCGCTGCCGGCGGGCAGCGTGGTACCCGGGATCGACACCAGCAAGTCCGGCAACCTGCCGAACTACAAACTCGGCCTGCTGTACAAGCCCAGTGCGAACGGCAGCATTTACGCGAACTTTGCTGTGTCGCAAGAGCCGCCAGGCGGCAACACACTCACCCTCAGCGATCGCAGCAACAGCGCCGACAACCCGAACTTCGATCCGCAGAAAGCACGCACGGTCGAACTGGGCAGCAAGTGGGATCTGCTCGGCGAAAAGCTGCTGCTGACCGGCGCGCTGTATCGCACCACCGTTACCAACGATCTGGTGCAGGACCCGGTGGACTTGCAGTACTACCAGATCGGCAGGAAACGCGTGCAGGGCATTGAACTGAGCATGGTGGGCAAGCTCAGCGACGACTGGGCGGTGAGCGCCGGCTACACCACGATGGATGCCTCGGTGATCAGCGGCAAGGCCGTCTCAAACGATGGCTCCAGCGATCTGGCGTACACACCGAAGAGTGCGTTCACTGCATGGACCACCTATCACCTGCCGTTCAACCTCACCATCGGCGGCGGCGCACGTTACTCCGGTGAAATGAAGCGCGGTACCGACGGCGCCGTCGGCACCCCGGCGTTCACCGAGGCTTATTGGGTGTTCGACGCAATGGCCAGCTATCCGGTCAACAAGCACTTCGACCTGCAACTCAATCTGTACAACGTGTTCAACACGGACTACGTCGCGGCGATCAACAAGAGTGGCTACCGCTACACGCCAGGCACGCCGCGGGCGGCGATGCTCAGCGCCAATATCCGCTTCTGA
- a CDS encoding Fe2+-dependent dioxygenase, whose protein sequence is MLLHIPDVLTLEQVGRIRAELNAADWTDGRETVGMQGARVKRNQQLPDSSPLRLQLGQLILRALASNPLYHAAALPLRTLPPRFNRYEGGGEYGFHVDGAVMALSADMQMRSDVSCTLFLSEPDEYDGGELIVSDTYGEHEVKLPAGDLIVYPSSSLHRVTPVTRGARVASFFWVQSLIRDDSRRRLLFELDSSIQSLTRTAADAAALLQLTGIYHNLLRQWSET, encoded by the coding sequence ATGCTGCTGCACATCCCCGACGTACTCACCCTCGAACAGGTTGGCCGGATTCGCGCCGAGCTGAATGCTGCCGACTGGACTGACGGCCGTGAGACGGTCGGCATGCAAGGCGCCAGGGTCAAGCGCAACCAGCAGCTGCCGGATAGCTCACCGCTGCGTCTGCAACTCGGCCAGCTGATCCTGCGTGCACTGGCCAGCAACCCGCTTTACCACGCCGCGGCGCTTCCGCTGCGCACCCTGCCGCCGCGCTTCAACCGTTACGAAGGTGGTGGCGAATACGGCTTCCATGTCGATGGCGCGGTGATGGCCCTGTCTGCCGACATGCAAATGCGCAGCGATGTTTCCTGCACGCTGTTCCTCAGCGAGCCGGACGAATACGACGGCGGCGAACTGATCGTCAGCGACACCTACGGCGAGCACGAGGTGAAACTGCCCGCGGGTGACCTGATCGTGTATCCCTCCAGCAGCCTGCACCGAGTCACCCCGGTAACCCGCGGTGCCCGCGTGGCCTCGTTCTTCTGGGTGCAAAGCCTGATCCGCGACGACAGCCGACGGCGATTGCTGTTCGAACTGGACAGTTCGATCCAGAGCCTCACCCGAACCGCCGCGGATGCGGCTGCGCTACTGCAACTGACGGGCATCTACCACAACCTGCTGCGCCAGTGGTCGGAGACCTGA